In Pantoea cypripedii, the following proteins share a genomic window:
- a CDS encoding glycosyltransferase family 9 protein, with product MRKIWKTKLLDKAIVIHNLVKRHQVETSVDFSALRPAHILIFSTTALGDFLFNTPAIRAVRKRYPDAIITLIAHQKFAEFLQQGDDWDNLVFWNNKAITIPGLLKQLKSFPKAELALLLHSHEPYDYLSAIMAGAKYIIKDNYKDNVPLRDKWLIDYIIAFKGHIIERKLQLVQALGCDVSDIEMKLPLRVEEKKVLSSPTIGLQLGASTPERCWAPENFAAMTHQLLDHSPNLSFVLIGGPGDKGRAESFINLVPVQYHDRILNRVGDTSLPELCTLINDFDLLVTGDTGPLHIAVTVKTPTLGLFVTANPYATGALQNPELHHMIYIGRQKSQDHLAHIMDVIKPERVAEQVARILSKIRPEIPLMEKPYQ from the coding sequence ATGCGTAAGATCTGGAAAACCAAGCTGTTAGATAAGGCTATTGTCATTCACAATTTAGTGAAACGCCATCAGGTTGAAACATCCGTCGATTTTTCAGCATTGCGTCCTGCACACATTTTAATTTTCTCGACCACCGCACTCGGCGACTTTCTTTTTAACACTCCGGCGATTCGCGCTGTGCGCAAACGTTATCCTGACGCAATCATTACACTCATCGCCCATCAGAAATTCGCTGAGTTTCTCCAGCAGGGTGATGACTGGGATAACCTGGTGTTCTGGAATAATAAAGCCATCACCATCCCCGGCTTGCTGAAGCAATTAAAATCCTTCCCAAAAGCCGAGCTGGCTTTATTGCTGCATTCGCATGAGCCTTATGATTATTTATCCGCGATCATGGCTGGAGCAAAGTACATTATCAAGGATAACTATAAGGACAATGTACCGCTGCGCGATAAATGGCTGATTGATTACATCATTGCATTCAAAGGTCATATTATTGAGCGTAAACTGCAATTAGTTCAGGCTCTGGGCTGTGACGTTTCCGATATAGAAATGAAACTCCCCCTTCGGGTCGAAGAAAAAAAGGTTCTCTCTTCGCCAACAATAGGTTTGCAGCTTGGTGCTTCAACGCCGGAACGCTGCTGGGCACCAGAAAACTTTGCAGCTATGACTCATCAGCTCCTTGATCATTCTCCAAACTTGTCTTTTGTGTTGATCGGCGGTCCCGGTGATAAAGGCAGGGCTGAATCCTTTATCAATCTTGTCCCTGTGCAATATCACGATCGCATTCTTAATCGGGTCGGTGATACGTCTCTGCCCGAATTATGCACACTGATTAATGATTTTGATCTATTAGTGACCGGAGACACCGGCCCCCTGCACATCGCCGTCACTGTAAAAACCCCAACCTTAGGATTATTCGTCACAGCAAACCCTTATGCTACCGGTGCGCTGCAAAACCCAGAGTTGCACCATATGATTTATATCGGGCGTCAGAAATCACAGGATCATCTGGCACATATCATGGATGTCATAAAACCAGAGAGAGTTGCTGAGCAAGTTGCACGAATTCTCAGCAAAATTCGCCCAGAAATTCCGCTAATGGAAAAACCTTACCAATAA